From a region of the Lactuca sativa cultivar Salinas chromosome 4, Lsat_Salinas_v11, whole genome shotgun sequence genome:
- the LOC111904451 gene encoding UV-B-induced protein At3g17800, chloroplastic, which yields METATALRTSFGTCIRPSTKSDIRRSRTGSIAFATVSNKGFLSFSHPRSGLKSASFQSQKKRIAIKASLSSDSAGSDAPIAPLELESPIGQFLSQILISHPHLVPAAVEQQLEQLQTDRDSQKQTEEPSAPTTDLVLYKRIAEVKANERRKTLEEILYALVVQKFMDAKISLIPSVTPKPSTPFKTIDSWPTQDEKLELIHSPEALEMIQNHLSLILGNRVSDSTSVAEISKLRVGQVYAASVMYGYFLKRVDQRFQLEKTTKVLPDNTGDSAPWVPNVHPEVEVPNSGSFGQVKASRLRNYVMSFDGESLQRYATIRSKEAVSIIEKHTEALFGRPEVVVTADGAVDSSKDEVIKISFGGLKRLVLEAVTFGSFLWDVESYVDTRYHFVAN from the exons ATGGAAACAGCAACTGCTCTTCGAACTTCTTTCGGTACCTGTATTAGACCGTCGACTAAATCCGATATTCGTCGTTCCCGCACGGGATCTATCGCTTTTGCTACTGTTTCGAATAAG GGGTTCCTTTCATTTTCACATCCCAGATCAGGACTAAAAAGCGCATCTTTTCAAAGTCAAAAGAAGAGAATTGCAATAAAGGCCTCATTATCTTCTGATTCTGCTGGATCTGATGCGCCAATTGCCCCACTTGAGCTGGAATCCCCAATCGGACAGTTCCTATCACAAATTCTCATCAGCCACCCTCACCTCGTTCCTGCAGCAGTTGAACAGCAGCTCGAACAGCTTCAAACTGATCGCGACTCTCAGAAACAAACCGAAGAACCTTCCGCCCCAACCACCGATCTTGTCTTATACAA GAGAATCGCGGAGGTGAAAGCAAACGAAAGGCGAAAAACTCTCGAAGAGATTCTATACGCATTAGTCGTACAAAAATTCATGGACGCGAAAATCTCCTTAATTCCATCCGTAACCCCAaaaccctccacaccattcaagACAATCGACTCATGGCCCACCCAAGACGAAAAACTCGAACTCATTCACTCCCCCGAAGCCCTCGAAATGATCCAAAACCACTTATCTCTCATCCTTGGAAACCGTGTCTCCGATTCCACTTCTGTAGCCGAAATAAGCAAACTCAGAGTCGGACAAGTCTACGCCGCATCCGTAATGTACGGGTACTTCCTCAAACGGGTCGACCAACGTTTCCAGCTTGAAAAAACCACAAAAGTCCTGCCCGATAACACCGGAGACTCTGCCCCTTGGGTGCCTAATGTCCACCCGGAAGTGGAAGTTCCAAACTCGGGCAGTTTCGGGCAGGTGAAAGCGTCTCGGTTGAGAAACTATGTGATGTCGTTTGATGGGGAGAGTTTACAAAGGTATGCGACGATTAGGTCGAAAGAGGCAGTGAGTATTATTGAGAAACATACGGAGGCGTTGTTTGGTAGGCCGGAGGTTGTGGTGACGGCGGATGGGGCGGTGGATTCTTCTAAAGATGAGGTGATTAAAATAAGTTTTGGTGGGTTGAAGCGGTTGGTTTTGGAGGCTGTGACTTTTGGGTCGTTCTTGTGGGACGTGGAGAGTTACGTGGACACTAGGTATCATTTCGTGgcaaattaa